The proteins below are encoded in one region of Winogradskyella helgolandensis:
- a CDS encoding LLM class flavin-dependent oxidoreductase encodes MIPKPVAYSILDLALVSENHSLKQTFNNALKLAQHAEDYGYKRYWLAEHHNAENIASTATSVLIGYVADGTKSIKVGSGGIMLPNHSPLIIAEQFGTLGTLYPNRIDLGLGRAPGTDKETAEAIRTDFMQAAQSFPKEVEKIQTYFSIENEDAQVRATVAEGVEVPIYILGSSTDSAHLAAKKGLPYAFASHFATTHLWDAMAIYRKEFQPSEALEKPYVMAGVNIIIAETDEEADRLATSLIRMIVGIFTGRRAKVQPPTDMTEDLRDIMRNPQVHQMLKYSFIGSKSKVKAQVKEFLEQTKADELIAVTHLYDINDRIRSYKLFAEIMDELN; translated from the coding sequence ATGATCCCTAAACCTGTAGCATATTCTATATTAGATTTAGCCTTAGTCTCTGAAAATCACAGTCTAAAACAAACCTTTAATAATGCCTTAAAATTAGCACAACATGCTGAAGATTATGGTTATAAACGCTATTGGTTAGCAGAACATCATAATGCAGAAAATATAGCAAGTACAGCAACTTCGGTATTAATTGGTTATGTCGCAGATGGCACAAAGTCAATTAAAGTGGGTTCTGGTGGTATTATGTTACCTAACCATTCTCCTTTAATTATCGCCGAACAATTCGGTACATTAGGAACCTTATATCCCAACCGTATTGATTTAGGTTTAGGAAGAGCTCCAGGGACAGACAAAGAAACAGCCGAAGCCATTCGAACAGATTTTATGCAAGCGGCTCAGTCGTTTCCGAAGGAAGTTGAGAAAATACAAACCTACTTTTCTATAGAGAATGAAGATGCACAAGTTAGGGCTACGGTTGCGGAAGGAGTAGAGGTGCCAATTTATATTTTAGGATCTAGCACAGATAGTGCACATTTGGCAGCAAAAAAAGGATTGCCTTATGCCTTTGCAAGTCATTTTGCAACAACTCATTTATGGGATGCAATGGCAATTTATCGCAAAGAATTTCAACCCTCAGAAGCTTTAGAAAAACCATATGTAATGGCTGGGGTTAATATCATTATAGCCGAAACCGATGAAGAAGCCGATCGCTTAGCCACCTCATTAATACGTATGATTGTGGGCATTTTTACAGGCAGACGTGCAAAAGTACAACCTCCAACAGACATGACGGAAGACTTAAGAGATATTATGCGAAATCCGCAAGTCCACCAAATGTTGAAGTATTCTTTTATTGGGAGTAAATCTAAAGTGAAAGCGCAGGTTAAAGAATTTTTAGAACAAACCAAAGCAGACGAACTTATTGCAGTGACACATTTATATGATATAAACGATAGAATTCGGTCTTATAAATTGTTTGCCGAAATTATGGATGAGTTAAATTAA
- a CDS encoding outer membrane beta-barrel protein — translation MKHSITVLLALMLCTTTYAQFQVSASGGYAVGSAGMKIGEIQSVNQTENTYGSYGEGLNTQIRGTYFFNDTFGADLSLGYLHGSDQTVSEINLPGVEVDAVARARAFGAAVSLVYKFNNNVYGRLGALVKLGGKTEAVAYQNMVMSDEQAAGLSAAYGTDIPSGSSFETNFVEDYHGQFPLGFVAAIGYEYPISANFSVFAEAEYYGISLKRKDSEIVEFDTSIIRPDGSVAVSGFYSLDNLPEGTNKTTTYVDELPSDNTDSSKELAVKVPYSSFGINFGITYKFKKSSADTTR, via the coding sequence ATGAAACATTCAATTACAGTACTTTTAGCATTAATGCTATGTACAACGACTTATGCACAATTTCAAGTTTCTGCCAGTGGTGGTTATGCCGTAGGTAGTGCTGGAATGAAAATTGGTGAAATACAATCTGTAAATCAAACCGAAAACACCTATGGTAGTTACGGTGAAGGTCTAAATACTCAAATAAGAGGAACGTACTTCTTTAATGATACTTTTGGTGCCGATTTAAGTTTAGGGTATTTACATGGCTCCGATCAAACCGTATCCGAAATTAATCTACCAGGTGTTGAGGTAGATGCTGTTGCCAGAGCGCGTGCTTTTGGTGCTGCTGTATCTTTAGTTTACAAATTTAACAATAATGTATATGGCCGTTTAGGTGCCTTAGTAAAGTTAGGTGGAAAAACGGAAGCTGTTGCCTATCAAAATATGGTAATGTCTGATGAGCAAGCTGCAGGATTATCAGCAGCTTATGGGACTGATATTCCTTCTGGTTCTAGTTTTGAAACGAATTTTGTAGAAGACTACCACGGTCAATTCCCTTTAGGATTTGTAGCTGCTATTGGTTATGAATATCCTATAAGCGCTAATTTTAGTGTTTTTGCTGAAGCGGAATATTATGGTATTAGTTTGAAACGTAAAGATTCTGAAATCGTAGAATTTGATACTAGCATTATAAGACCAGACGGCTCAGTGGCGGTTTCTGGCTTTTATTCTTTAGATAACTTACCCGAAGGCACTAATAAAACGACCACTTATGTGGATGAATTGCCTAGTGATAATACGGATTCCTCTAAGGAATTAGCTGTAAAAGTACCGTATTCTTCATTCGGGATTAACTTTGGAATTACTTATAAATTTAAGAAATCTAGTGCAGACACTACGAGATAA
- a CDS encoding NUDIX hydrolase gives MKPELILNISVDCVVFGYDISTKSLNVLLIKRFLESETKQEVLVDDYVLTGYHVYTNETLDDTATRVLKELTGLTGQYKKQFKAFGNPDRLLNPKDLIWIKNAEFHERTTTIAYYFLLKTEEVDLKNNTSQAQWFPVDALPELGFDHKQIILEAYEDLKAKCLSEPIIFELLPDKFTINEVQDLYQSILGIDIDNRNFRRKLINKKYIIALDEKQVGVSKKPAQLYMFSKEVYDKVFQKNYLISI, from the coding sequence ATGAAACCAGAATTAATATTGAATATATCAGTTGATTGTGTTGTATTTGGATATGATATAAGTACTAAATCTTTGAATGTATTATTGATTAAACGCTTCCTAGAATCTGAAACTAAACAAGAGGTTTTAGTTGATGACTATGTTTTAACAGGCTACCATGTTTATACTAATGAAACTTTAGATGACACTGCCACACGCGTCTTAAAAGAATTAACCGGTTTAACAGGTCAATATAAAAAGCAATTTAAAGCCTTTGGTAATCCGGATCGATTACTAAACCCTAAAGATTTGATTTGGATAAAAAATGCTGAATTTCATGAAAGAACTACAACAATCGCCTATTATTTTTTATTAAAAACCGAAGAAGTCGATTTAAAAAACAATACCTCACAAGCGCAATGGTTTCCTGTAGATGCGTTGCCTGAGTTGGGATTTGATCATAAACAAATTATACTAGAAGCTTATGAAGACTTAAAAGCAAAGTGTTTATCTGAGCCTATTATATTTGAATTGCTTCCCGATAAATTTACTATAAATGAGGTACAAGATTTGTATCAATCGATATTGGGAATAGACATTGATAATCGGAATTTTAGACGCAAATTGATTAATAAAAAATACATTATTGCCTTAGACGAAAAGCAAGTTGGAGTGTCTAAAAAGCCAGCACAACTTTATATGTTTAGTAAAGAGGTATATGATAAGGTATTTCAAAAAAATTATTTAATTAGTATTTAA
- a CDS encoding purine-cytosine permease family protein: MDATNNFQQFENLEDEQLPIAKHKLHNWTHFAGIYAAEHVAATEFVIGATFVALGATTKDIILGLLIGNILAVLSWTLITSPIAVETRLSLYTYLNKIAGDSMTKLYNWANVIIFTVISAAMITVSATAVRFAFNIPPQLNWYPTNSWFVLIVLIVGSVVVSIAIYGFKAVSEFAGICAPWLFVMFTCGAFVLLPALSLEVLGKTIPSGWNDLMSLGDQSIWTGVNSDGEPGIGLAEVIGFAWAANTITHFGLIDMALFRFAKKKSYGLTTGTGMMFGHYVAWISAGIMGAGAAVIIGKSIVELDPGDVAFYALGWSGFVIVIVAGWTTAVANLYRAGLAAQAIFKNKSRKKTTIAVGLVTMAVACFPFVFSQILPLLTYAGLLVVPVGAIVFAEHQIFPRIGYTRYWLHYRQLTVSKPAIASWALGLVFGFGLNALDVMSFFYLFIPTWIFTIIVYTFLAGKYGAKDTYPEAEEKERIRNINISKFQDQKAEAEQVIIKDTSVFTKVLRSISLLVLLITVALACNVLFGSADEEIYTQNREVFYKYAFICTLTYFVTAYWALKRGKIKNT, encoded by the coding sequence ATGGACGCAACTAATAACTTTCAGCAGTTCGAAAACTTAGAAGACGAACAGCTACCAATTGCAAAACATAAATTACACAATTGGACGCATTTTGCTGGTATATACGCTGCTGAGCATGTCGCAGCAACTGAGTTTGTTATTGGTGCAACCTTTGTAGCATTAGGCGCAACAACCAAAGATATTATATTAGGCTTGCTGATTGGAAATATATTAGCCGTTCTAAGCTGGACCTTAATAACATCTCCCATTGCAGTTGAAACACGATTAAGCTTATACACATACCTCAATAAAATTGCTGGCGATTCCATGACCAAGCTATACAATTGGGCTAATGTCATCATCTTTACAGTGATATCTGCGGCTATGATAACTGTATCAGCCACAGCAGTTCGGTTTGCATTTAATATTCCTCCGCAATTAAATTGGTATCCAACCAATTCTTGGTTTGTGCTCATTGTGCTAATTGTAGGAAGCGTTGTCGTATCCATTGCTATTTACGGTTTTAAAGCTGTTTCTGAGTTTGCAGGAATTTGTGCTCCATGGTTATTTGTCATGTTTACTTGTGGCGCTTTTGTGCTGTTACCGGCCTTATCATTAGAAGTATTAGGGAAAACCATTCCTAGTGGATGGAACGATCTTATGAGCTTAGGTGACCAATCCATTTGGACAGGAGTGAATAGCGACGGTGAGCCTGGTATCGGCTTAGCTGAAGTCATTGGCTTTGCTTGGGCTGCGAATACCATTACACACTTTGGACTTATAGACATGGCGTTGTTTCGCTTTGCTAAAAAGAAATCGTACGGACTAACAACAGGTACAGGGATGATGTTTGGTCATTATGTCGCTTGGATTTCTGCCGGAATTATGGGAGCTGGTGCCGCCGTAATCATCGGGAAATCTATCGTAGAACTAGACCCAGGTGATGTGGCTTTTTATGCGCTCGGATGGTCAGGTTTTGTAATCGTTATTGTTGCAGGTTGGACCACAGCGGTGGCAAATCTCTATAGAGCGGGTTTGGCAGCGCAGGCAATTTTTAAAAATAAGTCGCGTAAAAAAACAACGATAGCCGTCGGTTTAGTGACTATGGCAGTGGCTTGTTTTCCTTTCGTGTTCTCTCAAATATTACCCTTACTTACTTATGCTGGCCTATTAGTAGTCCCTGTTGGAGCGATTGTCTTTGCAGAACACCAAATATTCCCTCGTATTGGTTACACACGCTATTGGTTACATTACCGCCAATTAACCGTGAGCAAGCCTGCAATCGCTTCTTGGGCACTCGGTCTTGTGTTCGGTTTTGGACTAAACGCATTAGATGTGATGTCCTTCTTTTACCTGTTTATACCAACGTGGATTTTCACTATCATCGTTTATACATTTTTAGCCGGAAAATACGGTGCTAAAGACACATATCCAGAAGCTGAAGAAAAAGAAAGAATACGCAACATAAACATCTCAAAATTTCAAGACCAAAAAGCAGAAGCAGAGCAGGTCATTATTAAAGACACCTCAGTATTCACTAAAGTATTAAGAAGCATTTCTTTATTAGTATTGCTCATCACAGTAGCCTTAGCTTGTAATGTTTTATTTGGTAGTGCAGACGAAGAGATATACACACAAAACAGAGAGGTATTTTATAAATATGCCTTCATCTGTACATTAACATATTTTGTTACGGCCTATTGGGCACTTAAACGTGGAAAAATCAAAAACACTTAA
- a CDS encoding mannitol dehydrogenase family protein, whose product MENVIKLNQKNLAEIAKRMPCPTYDRSNLKTGIVHVGIGGFHRAHEAFYTDELLHNESIKDWGICGVALLDFDTKIYNTLKEQDGLYTLIIKELDGTLTKRVIGAITECLFAPEDPIKVIEKMASPEVKIISLTITEGGYNYNEATKEFDFSNPLIQHDLEQPKAPKTIFGYLTQALKLRKERGLKGCTIQSCDNIQGNGHMTKRMLLSYVTTAEPELVSWIEANVSFPNAMVDRITPATSTLDIELLKETSGIDDAWPVVCEPFKQWVIEDDFIAGRPAWETVGAQFVDDVVPYEKMKLTLLNAGHSVLGILGALYGYSTIDEAVGNADISSFLRIYMGNEVTPTLGNLEGVNLKNYKFSLIQRFGNTYIKDQIDRICSQSSAKIPIFILPTINAQLQTKGAIEHAAFIIAAFAIYSVGVNEFGTQLIIKDAMEPILNQKAIASRSNPEAFLEIEVIFGTLKGNPTFVKAYNNAYQNIMSNGIEKSVKDINSNVLNEI is encoded by the coding sequence ATGGAAAACGTAATCAAACTTAATCAAAAGAATTTAGCAGAAATCGCAAAGCGAATGCCTTGTCCAACGTATGATAGAAGTAACCTAAAAACAGGGATTGTACACGTGGGTATTGGCGGATTTCATAGAGCGCATGAAGCTTTTTATACGGATGAATTATTACACAATGAATCTATTAAAGATTGGGGAATCTGTGGTGTGGCTTTATTAGATTTTGACACCAAAATATACAACACCTTAAAAGAACAAGACGGCTTATATACCTTAATCATTAAAGAACTCGATGGTACGCTTACCAAACGTGTTATTGGAGCGATAACAGAATGCTTATTTGCTCCTGAAGACCCCATCAAAGTCATTGAAAAAATGGCGAGTCCAGAGGTGAAAATTATATCATTAACCATTACAGAAGGGGGTTACAATTATAATGAAGCAACAAAAGAATTCGATTTTAGCAATCCATTAATCCAGCATGATTTAGAACAGCCTAAAGCTCCAAAAACAATTTTTGGCTATCTCACCCAAGCCTTAAAACTGAGAAAAGAACGTGGATTAAAAGGCTGTACCATCCAATCTTGCGATAATATTCAAGGTAACGGACACATGACCAAAAGAATGTTGCTTAGTTATGTGACAACTGCTGAACCTGAATTAGTCTCATGGATCGAAGCCAACGTTTCGTTTCCTAATGCGATGGTCGATAGAATTACACCTGCAACATCAACTTTAGATATTGAATTATTAAAAGAAACATCAGGTATCGATGATGCCTGGCCAGTCGTTTGCGAACCATTTAAACAATGGGTGATTGAAGACGATTTTATAGCAGGACGACCAGCTTGGGAAACCGTTGGTGCTCAATTTGTAGACGATGTAGTGCCTTACGAAAAAATGAAATTAACCCTACTTAATGCAGGCCATTCTGTATTGGGAATTCTTGGAGCATTATATGGCTACTCCACCATAGATGAAGCGGTTGGAAATGCCGATATTAGCTCGTTTTTAAGAATCTATATGGGCAACGAAGTCACACCAACTTTAGGTAATTTAGAAGGTGTGAACTTAAAAAATTATAAATTCTCTTTAATACAACGCTTTGGAAATACCTATATAAAAGATCAAATTGATCGTATTTGTTCACAGAGTTCTGCTAAGATTCCCATATTTATTTTGCCGACTATCAATGCTCAATTACAGACAAAGGGCGCTATAGAGCATGCCGCATTCATAATCGCTGCCTTTGCCATTTATAGTGTTGGTGTCAATGAATTTGGAACACAACTCATCATTAAAGACGCTATGGAACCTATTTTAAACCAAAAAGCTATCGCATCCAGATCAAACCCTGAAGCCTTTCTAGAAATAGAAGTCATATTCGGAACACTGAAAGGCAACCCAACCTTTGTAAAGGCTTATAACAATGCCTATCAAAATATTATGAGTAATGGTATTGAAAAATCAGTTAAGGATATTAATAGTAATGTTTTAAACGAAATTTAA
- a CDS encoding carbohydrate kinase family protein, with translation MKNIVCFGEVLWDVFPTHKKIGGAPLNVALRLQSLGNKVSIISSIGTDKKGKKIKTYVQDHGVNTDNLQIDETFKTGKVKVMLNQKGSASYNIMYPRAWDNIQLTAGAKKTTELADAFVYGSLIARDDTSRHTLYELLKVAKYKIFDVNLREPYYTIEVLNHLMKEADFIKFNDDEIFEIGEKLNSKTNGLEENMQFIAQHTNTKTICVTKGRHGAILYYNDTFYYNSGYHIDVVDTVGAGDSFLASLISKLITDENPQKAINFACALGALVAGSEGANPKISQEDIAKFMNPK, from the coding sequence ATGAAAAATATAGTTTGTTTTGGCGAGGTGTTATGGGATGTGTTCCCAACCCATAAAAAAATTGGCGGTGCACCTTTAAACGTGGCGTTACGCTTGCAATCCTTGGGCAACAAGGTTTCTATAATTAGTAGCATAGGAACAGACAAAAAAGGAAAAAAAATTAAGACATATGTTCAAGATCATGGCGTAAATACGGATAATCTGCAAATTGACGAGACCTTTAAAACAGGAAAAGTTAAAGTGATGCTCAATCAAAAAGGGTCAGCATCCTATAATATTATGTATCCAAGAGCATGGGACAATATTCAGTTAACAGCAGGTGCTAAGAAAACAACAGAACTAGCTGATGCCTTTGTTTATGGGAGTTTAATAGCTAGAGATGATACATCAAGACACACCTTATATGAACTCTTAAAAGTGGCGAAATATAAAATTTTCGATGTCAATCTAAGAGAACCTTATTATACCATTGAGGTTTTAAATCATTTAATGAAGGAAGCCGATTTTATTAAATTCAATGACGACGAAATCTTTGAAATTGGAGAAAAGTTAAACTCTAAAACTAACGGCTTAGAGGAAAATATGCAATTCATTGCTCAACATACCAATACAAAAACCATTTGTGTCACTAAAGGGCGTCATGGTGCTATTTTGTATTATAATGATACGTTTTATTACAATAGTGGTTACCATATCGATGTGGTAGATACCGTAGGTGCTGGCGACTCGTTTTTAGCCTCCTTAATTAGTAAATTGATTACTGATGAAAACCCTCAAAAAGCCATAAACTTTGCCTGTGCCCTTGGTGCACTTGTTGCTGGTAGTGAGGGGGCAAACCCAAAAATATCCCAAGAAGATATCGCAAAATTTATGAACCCTAAATAG
- a CDS encoding collagen-binding domain-containing protein — MEIKKLLFSFVVCYSFFNVSTPLNAQSDPVNPTAAATNFNVFTSGDAIAIKTESEGSWAVGGNLTLDGTLNIFGGNTYYNGDSQPTALVVNGKVNYVSGRLQVLENNYIKIGDLSTSTIFEVDQNNVISNTRITPLGGHFDSTPSIALSTPQSSTSIAADPQIDFTAAFNQFTAVSDYLSTLSTNVSWNSNEFSQGKLWVDLIPNATNVINLTVDEFNGFSEIKFNGLVPSETTPFIVNITAVSSDSDVVTLHSWPNIVGGPLSYAPYILYNFADVSSTLNYTGGAQIYGTIYAPNAQFNNRSNFNIDGQIIVEAFEQNSGEVHPYLFDATIDFPPTSSEELCDGIDNNGDGVIDEGFADTDGDGVADCVDNCPEVANADQADLDGNGIGDVCDEPEIEEVCDGIDNNGDGVIDEGFADTDGDGVADCVDNCPEVANADQADLDGNGIGDVCDEAEIEEICDGIDNNGDGVIDEGFADIDGDGVADCVDNCPEVANADQADLDGNGIGDVCDEPEIEEVCDGIDNNGDGVIDEGFADTDGDGVADCVDNCPEVANADQADLDGNGIGDVCDEVEIEEVCDGIDNNGDGVIDEGFADTDGDGVADCVDNCPEVANADQADLDGNGIGDVCDEPEIEEVCDGIDNNGDGVIDEGFTDTDGDGVADCVDNCIYAYNPDQTDSDGNGLGDACDGSAASGPFYRSNFELETYPVPFNGTLNLKYSTTLDANATIEVVDISGRLLKRLTHTVSKDDDNSVITVDLSTVSQNNKILFIRFITSEGTIVKRVMSK, encoded by the coding sequence ATGGAAATTAAAAAACTACTATTTAGTTTCGTTGTTTGCTATTCGTTTTTCAATGTTAGCACTCCTCTAAACGCACAGTCTGACCCCGTAAATCCCACAGCAGCAGCCACAAATTTTAATGTATTTACCTCTGGTGATGCCATTGCTATTAAAACAGAATCTGAAGGCTCTTGGGCCGTTGGAGGCAATTTAACATTAGATGGTACGCTGAATATCTTTGGTGGCAACACTTATTATAATGGAGATTCACAACCGACCGCATTGGTCGTAAACGGTAAAGTCAATTATGTTTCTGGTCGGCTACAAGTTTTAGAAAACAATTATATTAAGATAGGCGATTTATCAACAAGTACTATTTTTGAAGTAGACCAAAACAATGTAATTAGCAATACACGAATTACACCATTAGGAGGTCATTTTGATAGTACGCCAAGCATCGCCCTTTCCACTCCACAGTCCTCTACTTCTATTGCTGCAGATCCTCAAATAGATTTTACAGCGGCATTTAACCAGTTTACTGCGGTTTCAGATTATTTAAGTACACTATCTACCAATGTCTCTTGGAATTCTAATGAATTTAGTCAAGGTAAATTATGGGTTGATTTAATACCGAATGCTACTAACGTTATTAATTTGACTGTTGATGAATTTAATGGTTTTAGTGAAATCAAGTTTAATGGCTTAGTGCCTTCAGAAACAACTCCATTTATTGTTAATATTACCGCTGTTAGTTCAGATTCGGATGTGGTTACGTTACACAGTTGGCCAAATATTGTAGGAGGCCCTTTATCGTATGCCCCTTATATTTTGTACAATTTTGCAGATGTAAGCTCAACGCTTAACTACACAGGAGGCGCACAAATTTATGGTACTATCTATGCGCCAAACGCTCAATTTAATAATCGAAGTAATTTTAATATTGATGGGCAAATTATTGTGGAAGCTTTTGAGCAGAACTCAGGAGAAGTTCACCCTTATTTATTTGATGCCACTATAGATTTTCCACCAACAAGCTCTGAAGAACTTTGTGATGGTATTGATAACAACGGAGACGGTGTTATAGATGAAGGCTTTGCAGACACTGATGGAGATGGTGTTGCGGATTGTGTAGATAATTGTCCTGAAGTTGCTAATGCAGATCAAGCCGATTTAGATGGCAATGGTATTGGTGATGTATGTGATGAACCAGAAATAGAAGAAGTTTGTGATGGCATTGATAATAATGGAGATGGTGTTATAGACGAAGGCTTTGCGGACACTGATGGTGATGGTGTTGCGGATTGTGTAGATAACTGTCCTGAAGTTGCTAATGCCGATCAAGCCGATTTAGATGGCAATGGTATTGGAGATGTTTGTGACGAAGCAGAAATAGAAGAAATTTGTGATGGTATTGATAATAATGGAGATGGTGTCATAGACGAAGGTTTTGCGGACATTGATGGAGATGGCGTTGCGGATTGTGTAGATAACTGTCCTGAAGTTGCTAATGCAGATCAAGCCGATTTAGATGGCAATGGTATTGGTGATGTATGTGATGAACCAGAAATAGAAGAAGTTTGTGATGGCATTGATAATAATGGAGATGGTGTCATAGACGAAGGCTTTGCGGACACTGATGGTGATGGTGTTGCGGATTGTGTAGATAACTGTCCTGAAGTTGCTAATGCCGATCAAGCCGATTTAGATGGTAATGGTATTGGTGATGTTTGTGATGAAGTAGAAATCGAAGAAGTTTGTGATGGTATTGATAACAACGGAGACGGTGTTATAGATGAAGGCTTTGCGGACACTGATGGAGATGGTGTTGCGGATTGTGTAGATAATTGTCCTGAAGTTGCTAATGCAGATCAAGCCGATTTAGATGGCAATGGTATTGGAGATGTTTGTGATGAACCAGAAATAGAAGAAGTTTGTGATGGCATTGATAATAATGGAGATGGTGTTATAGACGAAGGTTTTACAGATACTGATGGTGATGGTGTTGCGGATTGTGTAGATAACTGTATTTATGCTTATAATCCTGATCAGACGGATTCTGATGGGAATGGTTTAGGAGATGCCTGTGATGGCTCTGCGGCATCAGGCCCTTTTTACAGAAGCAATTTTGAATTAGAAACTTACCCTGTTCCGTTTAATGGGACGTTGAATTTAAAATACAGCACTACTCTAGATGCTAATGCCACTATTGAAGTCGTTGATATTAGCGGCCGTTTATTAAAACGCCTAACACATACGGTTAGTAAAGACGATGACAATTCGGTTATCACCGTTGATTTATCGACCGTGTCTCAAAATAATAAGATCCTATTTATACGCTTTATAACTAGTGAAGGCACTATTGTAAAACGCGTTATGTCTAAATAA
- a CDS encoding MFS transporter, with protein sequence MSSSKKHIAIITGVLFLITASVNLEMPLFRIYTENEHFGVGMVGFAFASYIGGLLPTALLFGGLSDKIGKKKVLIIALLLSTLSVLIISLYPNLYVLFVSRVLVGCAVALSIATGSSFLSDLFTTHKATKSSNIVALSTALGFGSGALFTGIYLAYYTTLVPLTYWVVLVASVVWLLISMTLPESKFDVKKKMIKLPLFPKGALKYNISVALFWAATGVVISIIPTQISKFDLGGWSGLSLFLINGTGALFLPIAKRFSVRHCMTISYILLPIGFTSLTYGSLNGYLPFVLAGCAIVGMVAYGFGYFGTLKGVSELNPKEKPRVVSGYLLYGYLGFGVPSIVLGLSSESFGIENSLLSYLSFTIAVIGALLFYHFKKETSAAVKL encoded by the coding sequence ATGTCGTCTTCTAAAAAACATATTGCCATTATTACAGGTGTCCTCTTTTTAATTACTGCCTCAGTTAATTTAGAAATGCCACTATTTAGAATCTATACCGAAAATGAACATTTTGGCGTGGGCATGGTCGGTTTTGCTTTTGCCTCTTATATCGGAGGGCTTTTGCCTACAGCTTTACTTTTTGGAGGACTTTCGGATAAAATAGGTAAGAAAAAAGTGCTTATTATAGCGCTGTTACTCTCTACGCTTTCCGTTTTAATTATTAGTCTTTATCCTAATTTGTATGTGTTGTTTGTCTCACGCGTGTTAGTGGGTTGTGCCGTGGCTTTGTCTATTGCAACAGGCAGTAGTTTTCTTTCGGATTTGTTTACCACGCATAAGGCGACTAAATCTTCTAATATTGTAGCTTTATCTACCGCTTTAGGCTTTGGGAGTGGTGCTTTATTCACAGGAATTTACTTGGCTTATTATACCACTTTAGTACCGCTTACCTATTGGGTTGTGCTTGTGGCTTCTGTTGTTTGGTTATTGATCTCCATGACATTGCCAGAGTCTAAGTTTGATGTTAAGAAAAAAATGATAAAACTTCCTTTATTTCCCAAGGGAGCGCTTAAGTATAATATTTCCGTGGCTTTATTTTGGGCTGCGACTGGAGTTGTGATTTCGATTATACCCACACAAATATCAAAGTTTGATTTGGGAGGTTGGAGCGGTTTGTCTTTATTTTTAATTAACGGTACAGGAGCTTTATTCCTGCCGATTGCCAAACGTTTTTCGGTGCGACATTGTATGACTATTTCTTATATTTTATTACCCATTGGTTTTACATCTTTAACCTATGGTAGTCTCAATGGTTATTTACCATTTGTACTGGCTGGTTGCGCTATTGTGGGTATGGTGGCCTATGGTTTTGGCTATTTTGGAACCCTTAAAGGAGTCTCTGAACTGAATCCTAAAGAAAAGCCTAGAGTTGTGTCCGGTTACTTATTATATGGTTACTTAGGATTTGGAGTTCCGAGTATTGTTTTGGGCTTAAGTTCGGAAAGCTTTGGTATTGAAAACTCCCTTCTCAGTTATTTGAGCTTTACCATAGCTGTGATAGGCGCCTTACTTTTTTATCATTTTAAGAAGGAGACATCAGCTGCGGTGAAGCTCTAG